DNA from Leptospira mayottensis 200901116:
TCGGAATCGTTCTTTTGATCTTAGGAGCAATGCATTTTTTCAATCTATTTTTGTTTGCAAAATTTAGAAAAAAAATCTCCAATACCTTCGGAGAAACCTAAGCCCCGGCATGATTCGGAAAAAGACCAAGGCACATAAAGAGACCGGGAAATCACAACAAACCAGGTCTCTTCTTTTTAAAACCGCAATTTTATTGTTTCAAAAGGAAGGTTATGACAAAACTACGATGCGAATCGTCGCCCAAAAGGTCGGCCTCTCTGTGGGAGCCTCTTACTATCACTTCAAAACGAAGGAGGAAATAGTTCTCGAGTTTTACAGAACAACTCAAGAAGAAGCAAATATTCAAAATATTGAATTTTCTAAAACCGATTTCGACCTCAAAGCGAGAGTGAAAAATATAATTCGATTCAAACTCGAGCAATTTAGGGGTTACGAAAAATTTTTACACGTCCTTTCACGAAACGGAGGGGACCCGAACCACCCTCTTTCCCCGTTTAGCGAGGAAACGCGACAAATTCGGGAAGATGCGATTTCTCTTTTTAGAGACGCAATTTCAGGTTCGAACAATTCTTTTTCTTCCGATTTAAAACAGGACCTTCCTTTTTTATTTTGGCTTTTTCAACTCGGAGTCATATACGTTTGGCTTTTCGACCAATCCTTCCATAAAAGAAAAACCGAACTTTTAATCGATAAAGGATTGGATCTCATATTCCAACTTTTGAAACTTTCCTCGTTGCCCATTTTTCGATCCGTCCGTAAGTCCGCGTTATCTATAATAGATTTATTCAAAAAATAATCATAAGGAAACCATAATATGCGTCTAAAGGAAATAGACACTCTTCCGCCGAAAAATAAAATCAAAGAAAAGACTCTTCAAAAAACGGAGAAATACATTCGAAACCTTTCTCATCTTCAGGAAAAATTATATGCTCAGAAAAAATACTCGATTCTCGTTCTTCTGCAAGGAGTAGATACATCAGGCAAAGATGGAACGATAAAACACGTTTTTGGGGGAATCAATCCCCAAGGTTGTTATGTTAAATCCTGGGCAAAGCCGAATTCCGAAGAAACACAATTCGATTTCCTCTGGAGAATTCATAAATTTGTTCCTCCAAAAGGTATGATCTACATTCACAATCGTTCTCATTATGAGGACGTATTAATGCCTAACATCCAGAGCAAACTTTCAGTCAAAAGAATCAAAGAAAGAATGAAATCGATTCGGGATTTTGAGGAGCATCTTTCCAGAGAAAACAAAACCGTTATTCTAAAATTTTTCCTACATATTTCCAAAAAAGAACAGCGAGAAAGAATTCAAGAAAGGCTTTATAATCCAAATAAAAATTGGAAATACGATCCGTCCGATCAAACCACTCAGGATCGTTGGGAGGATTATCAATCTGCTTATGAAATGATCTTGAATGATAAAAATCAAATTAAGGAATGGAACCTAATTCCCTCAGATAAAAAGTGGTTCCGGAACTATCAAGTCGCAAAAATTCTTTGTAAGGAACTAAAAAAAGTCGTCTCCCTTAAAAACGATCAAGATCACATGCAACACCGATAAGGATCGGAATATTTTACTAATATTAATAAATAAGAATATTAATAAAATATAAATACTACTGTTATTAAAACTCCTCAAGTCAAGCCGAGATAAATTCAAAATCAGCTTTTATATTTTTTAGGGTAGAACTTTAGGGCGTATCCTAAAGCGAATCATCAACTTAGAGT
Protein-coding regions in this window:
- a CDS encoding TetR/AcrR family transcriptional regulator: MIRKKTKAHKETGKSQQTRSLLFKTAILLFQKEGYDKTTMRIVAQKVGLSVGASYYHFKTKEEIVLEFYRTTQEEANIQNIEFSKTDFDLKARVKNIIRFKLEQFRGYEKFLHVLSRNGGDPNHPLSPFSEETRQIREDAISLFRDAISGSNNSFSSDLKQDLPFLFWLFQLGVIYVWLFDQSFHKRKTELLIDKGLDLIFQLLKLSSLPIFRSVRKSALSIIDLFKK
- a CDS encoding PPK2 family polyphosphate kinase, yielding MRLKEIDTLPPKNKIKEKTLQKTEKYIRNLSHLQEKLYAQKKYSILVLLQGVDTSGKDGTIKHVFGGINPQGCYVKSWAKPNSEETQFDFLWRIHKFVPPKGMIYIHNRSHYEDVLMPNIQSKLSVKRIKERMKSIRDFEEHLSRENKTVILKFFLHISKKEQRERIQERLYNPNKNWKYDPSDQTTQDRWEDYQSAYEMILNDKNQIKEWNLIPSDKKWFRNYQVAKILCKELKKVVSLKNDQDHMQHR